The Mucilaginibacter gracilis genomic interval TGAGCGAGCTGAACAAAAAAATAGACAACGAATCTATGCGCGGTACCGGCGTTTTGTACGACATGCTGTTTGAAAAATATTACCGCTTTGTACACCCTTTTGCCGCCTTTGTACTCACGCTTATCGGCGTTTCATTATCGTCCCGTAAGGTAAGGGGCGGTGTTGGTTTACCTTTGGGTATAGGTTTCTTTTTATGTTTTGCTTATATTGTTGTAGATAGGTTTGCCAACGTATTTTCGCTTAAAGGCGGTTTGCATCCTATCATCGCAGTATGCATCCCCAACCTGTTATTTGGCTTATTAGGCTATTACCTGTTACGTAAGGCTCCAAAATAATGCCCGGCACCACTACCAAAACACAGTTAAATAAAAACCTTATTATTTTACATTTTACGGTTTTTATATGGGGCTTTACCGGCATTTTGGGTAAACTTATCCACGTACAATCGGTTTACCTGGTTTGGTACCGGGTGCTTATAGCTTTGGTTACGCTTTATGCCTATTTTAAGTTTAACGGCAACAATTACAAGGTAACACGCAACCTGTTTTTAAAACTATTTTTTATTGGCGCGCTGGTTGGCGGCCATTGGATATTGTTTTTCCAGGCCATAAAATCTTCCACGGTTTCGGTAACGTTGGTGTGCCTGTCGTCCATAACCTTGTTTACGGCTATTTTTGAACCTTTACTGAGCAAAAAGAAAATCTCGAAACTCGAAATACTGGCCGGCTTGTTCATTATCTCGGGCATTTTAATAATTTTTAAATTTGAAACCCAATACACACTGGGTATTGTTTTGGGTTTGTTAAGCGCAACCTTTGCCAGTTTATTTTCCATATTTAATTCAAAACTGGTTAAGCACAGCGATGCTCCGGTTATTGCTTTTTACGAACTGTTAGGTGCCGTTGTATGGATAAGCATTTATTTGTTATTTACAGGCGGTTTTAATGCCAGCATGCGGTTAGTACCTGCGGATATTGGATACCTGGTTATATTAGGTACCGTTTGCACATCGCTGGCTTATGTTGCAGGTGTATCGGTAATGAAAGAGTTTTCGGCCTTCCGCGTTGCACTCATAACCAACCTTGAGCCCGTGTATGGCATTATAATGGCATTTTTATTTTTTGGCGAAATGGATAAAATGACAGCCGGTTTTTGGGTTGGGGCCATCATTTTATTATCAACCATATTTTTATTCCCGGTTGCTAAAACAAGGCTGGCGGCGCGCAAAGCAACATAATAGCTCTGCCATTTTTTTTATCGCATTAATTTGAAATAAATTTAAAAACTTTCATCTTGGTTTAACTGTTTACCCCAATAACTATGCGCATCAAAACAATCCTACTCATTGTTGTAACTATTTTGCTTACTGTAATTATTATGCAAAATAACCAGGAAGTAACATTCAGTATTTTATTTTGGAATCCACGGTTCTCTATCCTCATTTTAACGGCGGTTATTGCGGTAACAAGTTTATTAATAGGCATCCAAATAGGCCGTCCGCGAAAAGCAAAGTTCGACGAATCGCACCCATCTATGGATAACCCAACCGGTACAAAAAACCCACCCTTAACCGACGAGGATCGCGAATACATTAAGTAACGATACTTAAAACTTTAAGTAACTTAGGTAACGCTTTGCACTATCTGGTTTTAAAACGCACATCAAAAAAATTATTATGACTATAGGATTTATTGGCTTAGGAAATATGGGCACCCCAATGGCCCAAAACCTTATTAAAGCCGGATACCATTTACAAGTTTACAACCGCACCATTGCCAAAGCCGATGAGCTTGAGCAGGCATCAATTACCAAATGCAATACCCCTGCCGAGGCTGCTGCCAACGTTCAGTTTGTGGTATCGATGTTATCAGAAGATGAAATTTTGAAAGAAGCTGTTTCGGGCGAGAATGGCCTATTGCACACGTTCCCCAAAGGAGGCGTACATATTTCCATGAGTACCATTTCGCCCGAAACTTCCCAACTGCTTTCCGGCCTGCACGAGCAGGCTGGCAGCCATTATATTGCCGCTCCGGTTTTTGGCCGCCCCGAAGCGGCAGCCGCAAAAAAACTATTCGTTTGTACATCGGGCGCGGCCCTGCACAAAGCAGCCGCCCAACCTATACTAGAGGCCCTGGGCCAAAGCGTAACCGATTTTGGTGAAGACGCCGGGGCAGCCAACGTACTTAAAATTGCAGGTAATTTTATGATTATTGCCTCGCTGGAACTAATGGCCGAGGCCTTTACCCTTGCAGAAAAAAACGGATTAGACCGTGTGGCTGTTGCCAACTTTTTTGGCTCAACCTTGTTTAATGCACCTATTTACCAAAACTATGGCAAGCTTATTGCCAACAAGCAATACCAACCGGTAGGCTTTAAAGCCCGCCTTGGCTTAAAGGACGCCCGCCTTGCAATTAAACTGTCGCAAACCAGCCATACACCTATGCCGCTTGCCATGCTGGCGCACAACCGCTTATTAACAGCCGTTGCAAAAGGTGGCGGCGATAATGATTGGGTTGAAGCTTTTGGCAAGGGCGTTACAGATGATGCGGGAATTTAATTAGCCCCACCCAAACCCTCCCCGGTAGGGAGGGTTTAATAATCAAATGCTATATAAAATTAAAATGCTAATCAAAAGTCTCCCCAACCGGGGGAGATTTAGAGGGGGCTAAACACTTGGTTATCTTTTTCCAAAAATTCCAGGTCGGGCTTGTTTTCAAATATCCCGAATACGGAGGCACCGCTGCCGCTCATGCTGGCATATAAAGCTCCGGCCTGGTAAAGGGCTGCTTTTACGCCCCTAATTTCGGGATGCGCCTTAAAAATATGATCTTCAAAATCGTTTTTTATGTGGTTGCGCCACTCGGCAACGGGCAGTTTTATCAATTCTTTTAACGATGTTTTTACCGGTGCAGGTTTTACGCCCCGATAAGCCTCACCTGTGGATACATGCGTAGGTGGCATCACCAAAGCCAGGTAGTAGCCAGAAAGATTGAGCGTTACCGGTTCAAACTGGTCGCCCTTGTCGAAAGCGAATACAGGTTTGCTTTCTATAAAAAAAGCACAATCGGCACCTAAAACGCGCGCATAATTGCGCATTGCTTCGGCAGATAAATTTAAGCCGAACATTTGGTTAATTAACCTGATAAAATATCCGGCATCAGCCGAACCCCCACCCAAACCGGCGCCAATAGGAATGTGTTTATGCAGATGAATGCTCACAGGAGGCAAGTCATGATCCTGCTTCATCAGGTGATAAGCTTTGATGCAAAGGTTATCTGCTACGTCGCCCGGTATACCCAGGCCCGAAGCTTCGAAGTGCAAGTGGTCGCTTTTTATAATCTCCAACACATCGTTTATTTTGATGGGATAAAAAACAGTTTCCAAATCGTGGTAACCATCTGCGCGGCGGGCGGTAATATTTAACCCTATATTTATTTTAGCTATCGGAAAATTTATCATAAACGAAAACGACTAACAACGGACTCTATTTTTGCACATCCCGTAGGATACCAAAATTAGTTTTTTTTCTTTTGTGTTTTGGAAAAGTTATTGGTTAGTGAGTTATTAGGTTATTGGTTAATGGTACCTCGCCCAAATAACTCAGTAACACAATAACCCAATAACTACAAAAACATGAAACAATACCTCGACCTGATGCAACATGTGCTGGATAACGGCGCTCAAAAACACGACCGTACCGGAACCGGGACGATAAGCGTTTTTGGATACCAGATGCGTTTTAACCTGCAGGATGGTTTTCCGTTGGTTACTACTAAAAAGCTGCACCTTAAATCAATCATTCACGAACTGATATGGTTTTTGAGCGGCGATACCAATATACGTTACCTGAAAGAAAACGGCGTACGCATTTGGGATGAGTGGGCCGATGCCGACGGCAACCTTGGCCCTGTTTATGGTTACCAATGGCGATGCTGGCCAAAACCAGATGGCGGACACATCGATCAGATAAGTCAGGTTATCAAAACCCTGAAAAGCAATCCCGACTCGCGCCGCATTATGGTTTCGGCCTGGAA includes:
- the ispE gene encoding 4-(cytidine 5'-diphospho)-2-C-methyl-D-erythritol kinase; amino-acid sequence: MINFPIAKINIGLNITARRADGYHDLETVFYPIKINDVLEIIKSDHLHFEASGLGIPGDVADNLCIKAYHLMKQDHDLPPVSIHLHKHIPIGAGLGGGSADAGYFIRLINQMFGLNLSAEAMRNYARVLGADCAFFIESKPVFAFDKGDQFEPVTLNLSGYYLALVMPPTHVSTGEAYRGVKPAPVKTSLKELIKLPVAEWRNHIKNDFEDHIFKAHPEIRGVKAALYQAGALYASMSGSGASVFGIFENKPDLEFLEKDNQVFSPL
- a CDS encoding NAD(P)-dependent oxidoreductase, coding for MTIGFIGLGNMGTPMAQNLIKAGYHLQVYNRTIAKADELEQASITKCNTPAEAAANVQFVVSMLSEDEILKEAVSGENGLLHTFPKGGVHISMSTISPETSQLLSGLHEQAGSHYIAAPVFGRPEAAAAKKLFVCTSGAALHKAAAQPILEALGQSVTDFGEDAGAANVLKIAGNFMIIASLELMAEAFTLAEKNGLDRVAVANFFGSTLFNAPIYQNYGKLIANKQYQPVGFKARLGLKDARLAIKLSQTSHTPMPLAMLAHNRLLTAVAKGGGDNDWVEAFGKGVTDDAGI
- a CDS encoding LapA family protein, with the protein product MRIKTILLIVVTILLTVIIMQNNQEVTFSILFWNPRFSILILTAVIAVTSLLIGIQIGRPRKAKFDESHPSMDNPTGTKNPPLTDEDREYIK
- a CDS encoding DMT family transporter, whose product is MPGTTTKTQLNKNLIILHFTVFIWGFTGILGKLIHVQSVYLVWYRVLIALVTLYAYFKFNGNNYKVTRNLFLKLFFIGALVGGHWILFFQAIKSSTVSVTLVCLSSITLFTAIFEPLLSKKKISKLEILAGLFIISGILIIFKFETQYTLGIVLGLLSATFASLFSIFNSKLVKHSDAPVIAFYELLGAVVWISIYLLFTGGFNASMRLVPADIGYLVILGTVCTSLAYVAGVSVMKEFSAFRVALITNLEPVYGIIMAFLFFGEMDKMTAGFWVGAIILLSTIFLFPVAKTRLAARKAT